A window of Micromonospora eburnea genomic DNA:
AGGGGTCCTCGCCGCACCAGTGGCCTTCGCTCCCCGGGCGCCAGATTCGCTCTGCGGCTATGACGGGAAGGTCGGGAGCCAGGCGCAGTGCCCAACGCAAGACGGCCGCGCTGGCCGTATCCAGCCACTGGGCGTTGTCCACCACCAGTGTCAGAGGCGGGGTGTCCAGCAGCAGGGTGGCGGTCAACCGGCGCAGCCGTAGAGCGGTCCCGGCGGGATCGGCAGAGCCCGGCACTCCGACGGCCTTGTCGATTCCGGTCGCGAGTTCCCGCGCGGCCGGCAGCGGTTGGAGGGCCAGTGCGAGTTCGAGCAGTCCGGTGTAGGGGACCCGGGCGTCCTGTGGGCTCGGAGCCAGCCTTAGGACAGGCATGCCCAGCTGCTGCCCGAGTACACCGGCCGCAGCGGTCTTGCCGATCCCGGGCGGACCGAACAGCACCACCCGACGGGCGCCGCGCACGACGCCCGGTACCACCGGCAGCATGGTGCCGGTGGCCCCCTGATGCGCATTCACTGCCGTCGCAGAATCTGGCACCGGATCATAGTGCGCCCGACGGTCCTTCGCGCACCAGAGCAAGGGGTTGCCCTGATTTCGGCCAGCCTCCGCCGTTCCTAGTGTCATCGCCAAAGCCGAGCTGTCACCGGTTGCCGGAGATCCCATCAACACGGGCCCTGCTGCCACACCCCTCAACCCATCTCGGCGGGAGGATTGCGATGTATCGAAGAACTGCCATGGCGGCCGCTGTCGCGGTTGCGCTTACCCTGGGCACCGTGACCGGGGTGGCCACCCAGTCGACCGCAGCCACCCCGCCCCCTACACCCACGGTTGCGCAGAGCCCGCTGTCGCTGGCGATCTCTGCAGCCGACCGCGCTGCCGACGGCGGTCACGACGCGCTGGCGAAAGGCCCCTTCGAGCAGTACGACCGTCGCATGGTGATCCCGTGGGTGGACGGCCTGTTCTCCATTGCCTACGAGCGCACCTACCGGGGCCTGCCGGTGGTCGGCGGCGACGCCGCCGTACTCGCCGACGGCCGGGGCGCCATCCGGGCGATCTCGGCCGCCACCAAGACGAAGATCAACGTCTCCGTCGTGCCGACGGTCGCCGCCGACCGCGCCGAGCAGACCGCCAAGGGCCTGCTCACCAAGGTCGACCAGGTCGAGTCGCGCACCCTCGTGGTGCACGTCAAGGACAGCACCGCGCGACTCGCGTGGGAGGTCGTCGTCGCCGGGCGCACCGCCTCGGCGCCCAGCCACCTGCATGTCTTCGTGGACGCGCGCAACGGCCAGGTGCTGGCCAAGCAGGAGGACGCCGCGGCCGGTTCCGGCACCGGCAAGTGGAACGGGCCCAGCCCACTGTCGATCACCACGTCGCAGTCGGGCAGCACGTACTACCTGCGCGACACCACGCGCACCGGCCTGAACTGCCAGGACTACAGCACCAGCACCGTCTTCTCCGGCGCCGACGACAGCTGGGGCAACGGAGTGGGCACAAGCAAGGAGACCGGCTGCGTCGACGCACTGTACTCGGCGCAGAAGGAATGGGACATGCTGTCGGCCTGGCTGGGCCGCAACGGGCACAACGGCAACGGCGGCAGCTGGCCGATCAAGGTCGGCCTGAACGAGCAGAACGCCTACTGGGACGGCTCGACGATCACGATCGGCAAGAACTCGGCAGGCAACTGGATCTCCTCGATGGATGTGGTGGGTCACGAGTTCGGCCACGGCATGGACCAGAACACCCCCGGCGGCACCAGCTCCGAAGCCGGCCTCGGCGAAGCCACCGGCGACATCTTCGGCGCCCTGACCGAGGCATACGCCAACCAGTCCAGCGCCTACGACGAACCCGACTACCTGGTCGGTGAGGAGATCGACCTCGTCGGCGACGGCCCGATCCGCAACATGTACAACCCCTCGCTGGTCGGCGGCCACCCGAACTGCTACTCCTCGTCGATCCCGAACACGGAGGTACACGCGGCCGCAGGTCCGCTCAACCACTGGTTCTACCTGCTCGCCGAGGGCAGCGCGCCGGGCGGCGGCAAGCCGAACAGCCCCATCTGCTCGGGCGGCCCGTCGTCGGTCACCGGCGTGGGCATCCAGTCCGCCGGAAAGATCTTCTACGGCGGCATGCTGCTGAAGACCTCCGGCATGACCCACAAGAAGTACCGCACCGCGACCCTGACCGCCGCGAAGAACCTGGACTCCTCGTGCGTCCTGTTCAACCGGACCAAGGACGCGTGGAACGCGGTCGCGGTCCCGGCCCAGACCGGCGACCCGACCTGCACCGGTTCCAGCACCGACTTCTCCGTCTCGGTCAGCCCCACCTCGGGCAGCGTCAACGCGGGCTCCTCGGTCACCGCGACGGTCAACACCGCGACCGTCTCCGGCAGCGCGCAGACCGTGTCGCTGACCTCCTCGGGTGCCCCGTCGGGGGTCACCGTGTCGTTCAGCCCGACGTCGGTGACGTCGGGCAACAGCTCCACGATGACGGTGGCGACCACCTCCAGTGCGGCTGCGGGCACGTACACCATCACCGTGACCGGCACCGGTTCGATCACCCACACCGCGCAGTACACGCTCACGGTCAACGGCGGCACCCCCGGTGGCACCGCGCCGGACATCGACGTCGCCAACGTGCAGGCGCACCTGACACAGCTCAGCACCATCGCCACCAACAACGGCGGCACCCGCCGCTCGACCGGCCAGGGCTACCTGCAGTCGGTGGCGTACGTCAAGGGCAAGCTGCAGGCCGCCGGCTTCACCGTCACCGAGCAGCCCTGCACCTCCGGCTGCACCAGCGGTGCAGGCCCGAACCTGATCGCCGAGTGGCCGGGCGGTAACGCGAGCAACGTCTACATGTTCGGCGCCCACCTGGACGGCGTCTCGGTCGGTCCGGGCATCAACGACAACGGCTCCGGCTCGGCGGCGCTGCTCGAGGTCGCCCTCGCGCTGGCCGCGCAGAACCCGACCATGCTGAACAAGGTCCGCTTCGGCTGGTGGACCGACGAGGAACAGGGCCTCAACGGCTCCAAGTTCTACGTCAACTCGCTGACCAGTACCCAGCGAACGGCGATCAAGGCCTACTACAACTTCGACATGATCGCGTCGAAGAACGGCGGCTACTTCATCAACAACATCACCTCGACCGCGTCGCAGCCGATGAAGGCGTACTGGGACTCCCTCAGCCTGCAGCCGGAGGAGAACGTCGAGGGCCAGGGCCGTTCCGACGACTACTCGTTCCAGAACGCGGGCATCCCGACCTCCGGTTACGCGATGGGCGCCAGCGCCACCAAGACGTCGGCCCAGGCGTCGAAGTGGGGCGGCACGGCCGGTCAGTCCTACGACTCCTGCTACCACTCCTCGTGCGACACCCTCAGCAACATCGACGCCACCGCGCTGAACCGGGCTGCCGACGGCATCGCCTACACGCTGTGGAACCGGGCGGTCGGCACCTCGACGCCGACCAACGACTTCTCGATCTCGGCCAGCCCCTCGTCGGGCACCGTGAACGCGGGGTCCAGCACCACGACCACCGTCGGCACCGCCACCACCTCGGGCAGCGCCCAGACGGTGACCCTGACCGCCAGCGGCGCCCCCACGGGCGTAACGGTCTCGTTCAGCCCGTCGTCGGTCACCTCCGGCAGCTCGTCGACCGCCACCATCGCGGTCGGCTCGTCGGTGGCCGGCGGCACCTACACCATCACCATCACCGGCACGGGGTCGGTGTCGCACAGCACCACGTACACGCTGACCGTGACCGGCGGACCGGGCGGCTGCACCGCCGCCCAGCTGATCCTCAACGGCGGGTTCGAAAGCGGCACCTCGCCGTGGACCGGCTCCACCGGCGCGATCGGCACCTCTATCGGGCAGGTGCCGCGCAGCGGCACCCGGTACGCGTGGCTCGGCGGATACGGCTACACCGCGACCGAGGCCATCAGCCAGACCGTCACCATCCCGTCGGGCTGCACCAGTGCGGTACTGACCTACTGGCTGCACATCGACACGAACGAGTACGGGGCGCTCGCCTACGACGTGTTCACGATCAAGGCCAACGGCACCACCGTGGCGTCGCTGTCCAACATGAACGCTGCCACGGGCTACACGCAGCGCACCGTCAACCTCGGCGCGTACGCCGGCCAGACGGTCACGCTGACCTTCACCGGCACCGAGGACGCCTACCTGCAGACCAGCTTCGTGCTGGACGACGTGACCCTGCAGATCGGCTGAGTTCAACGGCAGGGTGGGGCGCTCGCCCCACCCTGCCGCAGGTCCTGCGCCCCTGTTCCGCTGCCGGACCGGACCTTAGCCTGAATCCGTGGATTGGATTCTGGGTGCGTTGTCGGGTTGATCTAGCCGATTGGGGGTGTGATGGATCCGCTGGCCCTGGTCTCCGTAGAACGCCAAGTAACCCGGCTCCGCCTTGACCTGGCGAGAGGCGAAGTCCATCGCCTCCGGGCGCAGATCTGCCCAACCTCGCGGGAAGCGGCCGTACCGGTCGTAGAACCTCCGCAACAGCGCGAACCCGGCCGTATCTCGCCATGCTTGGACGCAACCAGGTCCAGCTCAGCAGGGACAAGGGTCCAGTGCTCGACCAGCTCGCCGATGCTCAGAGGAGATCGACTCACAGCGGTCAACCACCGTGGCAGCGATCAGGGACCGCGCAGACCCCCAAAAAGATCAACTATTTGGCCCCTGGTCGCAAGATCGGCGTGGTTGGTCGTGAAGGGCCCGTCGGCGTGTGACCAGGTCCAGCGAAGCCGTCGGTGGGTCAGCCACGCACTAGCCTGGCCGGCGAGGTCGCGGTGCCGGCGCTGGGTCCTGTTGGTGTCGCCGCCGTCGGTGGTGAAGGCGAGCAGGGCGTAGCCGCCGGGGATGCCGGCGTGGGGCTCGCCGGGGTGCCGGCTGCCGTCGACGGGGAGGTGCACGCTGGCCAGGGCCGGTGCGCCCTGTCCGGGCAGGGTTTGCAGCATGTGGACGCGGCCGTGGTCGACCAGGTGCCATCGGCCGTCCAGGGGCAGCCTGAGCACGGTGCGGGCGTGGGCGAACAGTTCGTAGGCGTCGACGGGGTCCTGCACGACGAGGGTGGTGGTCGCGGTCATCGTGGTCACCGGGCCCAGATCGCCAGGGCTGCGGTGGTGGCGGCGCCGGCGTACCCGGCGAGCAGCAGCGGCACGGCGCGGGAGATGGCGGTGTACTTGGCCCGTACGGCGCGGGAGAGCCACCACAACTCGCGGGCGCGTGCGAGGGGGGCGGTCTGGGCTCCCGGGTCGGTGTCGCCACCGACAACGCGGACCAGGACGTCCTGGGCGGTGTCGGTGTCGGCGTAGGCGACGAACCCGAAGTCCCCACCCCGAAATCCCGGTACGCGAAACCCGCGTCCGGCACCGGTGGGGCTACTGAACCGCCGAAAGCCCTTGCGGCAGGGCTGGCGCCGCGCGCCCTTTATGGGCATCACCGCACGCTCTTCCGCGCTCGTCGGAGAGGGCCGATGTCCACCGAACTCGCACAATTTGCGCCTATACCTCCGATATCGGGTCAGGTCAGTTGACGACTGGCCATTGATGTAGTGAGCATCACGGAGCCATCAGCCCGACGTCGGGAGGTATCGCAGCGCTGCATCAAAAATGATCTAGAAACGATCCGAGTACGCGGCTGCTCGCGGGGAGCGGGATACCTATCGTCGGATGCAGTGACCGACCACACCGGAGGAACCGCATGATCCTGAGGCTGGCCGAAGTGTTGAGTGAGCCGGAGATTCTGTACTTGACCACGGCTTTCTTCATGGCCGTGGAGGCGTTCGCCGCTTGGGTGATTGTCGATGAGCAGCGGACCCGTCGCCTGGCGCGGCTGATTGGCGCCTGGCGGAACCCCCAGGGCAAGGACGGGCAAGACCGGTGACGCCTGTCCCGCCGGACACGGTGACCAGGTCGCAGATCGCCGCTGCGGTCTGCGTCACGGAGCAGGCCGTCAGCAACTGGATTAGGCGGTACGCCGACTTTCCCCGCCCGAGCAGCACCGGAAGGACGCACACCTATCCGACGGCCCTCGTAGCGGAGTGGTTCGACCGGCAGCACGGGACGACCTACGGGGACCGGTTCCGCAAGGCGATCCACGGCCATGACACGCGGCATCGGACCAATCCGGCGATTCCAATCGACGCGCAATGGTTGGCGCCACTCGAGGATCTAATGCTTCGCAGCAGCGATGCGTGGCTGTTCGAGCGGCTGGTCCTCACCCTCGTCCACGCGAAGCACGCCCGGGCCACGACCGCCGCGGCATACTTCACGGCACGCATTCGCACCACGTTTCAGGACCCCTGGTGGAGGAATGCCGTGACCGAGATCGACGCCGTACTGTCCGAGCGGCGGCAACCGCCGCACCTGATTTTCGACCACCTGCTCGACCGGTTCGCCAAAGCGCGGCACAAGACGCTCGACCAGTACCTTGTGCCCACCGAGATCGCGCAGCTGATGGTGCGGCTGGTCGATCCCCGGCCCGGGAGCCGCGTACACGACCCGTGCTGCGGCACGGCCGGTCTGCTCGTCGCCGCCGCCGAGCACATGGCGCGTGCCAGCACCGAGCTGGCGGTCGTCAGCGGCCGCGCCGCCACCAAACGAACCCGGCACATCGCCACCATGAACCTCGCCGTGCACGGCTACCGAGCCGCCATCACCGACGACACTGCGGCCGGGCTATCGACAGTCGTCGCCGAACCCGAACAGTTCGACACCATCCTGCTCAATCCGCCGTTCAGCCGCGAGCAATGGCAGCCGGCGGACGACGCGCAGTCATGGCCGTACGGCAAGCCGAACCCCCACAACACCGGCCTTGCCTGGCTGCAAGCCGCCGCCCTGTCGCTTGCCCCTGGCGGCCGGGCCGCTGTCATCATGCCGGCCAGCGCCACCGAGGCAAGCAGCACCAGAGACCAGAACGTCCGAGCGGCGATGGTCGAGGCGGGCGTCGTTAGGTGTGTAATCCAGCTCCGGGAGCATATGTTCCGGGAGGCGAAGACAGCAGTCAGCATCTGGATGCTAGGTCATCCGGACGACGCACAAAGTGACGTCCTACTGATCGACGCCAGCGCCGCCACCCGAAGGACCGAGAAGACCCACTGGGCGCTGACTGGAGACGGTATCGAGACGATCGTCGGCGTCTACCGGAATTGGCAGAACGGCGAAGTGCTCACGCCGGCGCGGGCGGGTGTCGACGCCGTCAGCGTCAGCATCGCCGAACTACGCGACAACGACTACGTCCTACAGGTCGACGCCGGCCGGCCTCGTGCCCGGCCGCTGCCGCGAACC
This region includes:
- a CDS encoding type I restriction-modification system subunit M/S, giving the protein MTPVPPDTVTRSQIAAAVCVTEQAVSNWIRRYADFPRPSSTGRTHTYPTALVAEWFDRQHGTTYGDRFRKAIHGHDTRHRTNPAIPIDAQWLAPLEDLMLRSSDAWLFERLVLTLVHAKHARATTAAAYFTARIRTTFQDPWWRNAVTEIDAVLSERRQPPHLIFDHLLDRFAKARHKTLDQYLVPTEIAQLMVRLVDPRPGSRVHDPCCGTAGLLVAAAEHMARASTELAVVSGRAATKRTRHIATMNLAVHGYRAAITDDTAAGLSTVVAEPEQFDTILLNPPFSREQWQPADDAQSWPYGKPNPHNTGLAWLQAAALSLAPGGRAAVIMPASATEASSTRDQNVRAAMVEAGVVRCVIQLREHMFREAKTAVSIWMLGHPDDAQSDVLLIDASAATRRTEKTHWALTGDGIETIVGVYRNWQNGEVLTPARAGVDAVSVSIAELRDNDYVLQVDAGRPRARPLPRTDGTMDTLLGLVPDDWQNRHLGDFCEVQPGVSGETLPPSKKAAGGVPVVTAVNVRNDEIATAPKFTVSNATAAGLDRYRIHAGDVLLVRVGKTSRTAVADDQHSGWLVGNTCIRVRAKEGIRAEYLAWYLTHPGVREWIVSRTLPGVKPSINAKIIKSMPLVVPPTEQQRNLAGTVPKL
- a CDS encoding M28 family peptidase, with the protein product MTGVATQSTAATPPPTPTVAQSPLSLAISAADRAADGGHDALAKGPFEQYDRRMVIPWVDGLFSIAYERTYRGLPVVGGDAAVLADGRGAIRAISAATKTKINVSVVPTVAADRAEQTAKGLLTKVDQVESRTLVVHVKDSTARLAWEVVVAGRTASAPSHLHVFVDARNGQVLAKQEDAAAGSGTGKWNGPSPLSITTSQSGSTYYLRDTTRTGLNCQDYSTSTVFSGADDSWGNGVGTSKETGCVDALYSAQKEWDMLSAWLGRNGHNGNGGSWPIKVGLNEQNAYWDGSTITIGKNSAGNWISSMDVVGHEFGHGMDQNTPGGTSSEAGLGEATGDIFGALTEAYANQSSAYDEPDYLVGEEIDLVGDGPIRNMYNPSLVGGHPNCYSSSIPNTEVHAAAGPLNHWFYLLAEGSAPGGGKPNSPICSGGPSSVTGVGIQSAGKIFYGGMLLKTSGMTHKKYRTATLTAAKNLDSSCVLFNRTKDAWNAVAVPAQTGDPTCTGSSTDFSVSVSPTSGSVNAGSSVTATVNTATVSGSAQTVSLTSSGAPSGVTVSFSPTSVTSGNSSTMTVATTSSAAAGTYTITVTGTGSITHTAQYTLTVNGGTPGGTAPDIDVANVQAHLTQLSTIATNNGGTRRSTGQGYLQSVAYVKGKLQAAGFTVTEQPCTSGCTSGAGPNLIAEWPGGNASNVYMFGAHLDGVSVGPGINDNGSGSAALLEVALALAAQNPTMLNKVRFGWWTDEEQGLNGSKFYVNSLTSTQRTAIKAYYNFDMIASKNGGYFINNITSTASQPMKAYWDSLSLQPEENVEGQGRSDDYSFQNAGIPTSGYAMGASATKTSAQASKWGGTAGQSYDSCYHSSCDTLSNIDATALNRAADGIAYTLWNRAVGTSTPTNDFSISASPSSGTVNAGSSTTTTVGTATTSGSAQTVTLTASGAPTGVTVSFSPSSVTSGSSSTATIAVGSSVAGGTYTITITGTGSVSHSTTYTLTVTGGPGGCTAAQLILNGGFESGTSPWTGSTGAIGTSIGQVPRSGTRYAWLGGYGYTATEAISQTVTIPSGCTSAVLTYWLHIDTNEYGALAYDVFTIKANGTTVASLSNMNAATGYTQRTVNLGAYAGQTVTLTFTGTEDAYLQTSFVLDDVTLQIG